The Henckelia pumila isolate YLH828 chromosome 2, ASM3356847v2, whole genome shotgun sequence genome includes a window with the following:
- the LOC140881743 gene encoding binding partner of ACD11 1, whose product MQTRTVQVNRLSDLATEREIHEFFSFSGDIEHVEIRREPGQSKTAFVTFKDARALEIALLLSGATIVDQVVTITAVENYVPQPDIQEVRIADNDVSVSQDNTSPGSEGKMSPNNGKVYVTKAQDVVSNMLAKGSAIRQDAVNKAKAFDEKHRLTANASARVISFDRRVGLSEKFTVGISVVNEKVKSVDQRFQVSDKTTAAIMAAERKLNDTGSAVKSSRYVTAGTTWLNGAFNKVAKAGQVAGVKTREKWNVAISNLTAKDPSIAA is encoded by the exons ATGCAG ACGAGGACGGTACAAGTTAATAGATTGTCAGATCTAGCGACGGAGAGAGAAATCCATGAGTTCTTCTCCTTTTCTGGTGATATTGAACATGTTGAGAtccgaag AGAGCCTGGGCAGTCGAAAACTGCGTTTGTCACCTTCAAGGATGCCAGGGCTCTAGAAATCGCCTTGTTATTATCT GGAGCAACCATCGTGGACCAGGTGGTTACCATAACGGCGGTAGAAAATTATGTACCACAACCTGATATTCAG GAAGTAAGGATTGCTGACAATGACGTGAGTGTTTCCCAGGATAATACTTCTCCGGGTTCTGAG GGAAAAATGAGCCCAAATAATGGCAAAGTGTACGTGACTAAAGCCCAAGATGTTGTGTCAAATATGCTTGCAAAAGGTTCAGCTATACGCCAAGATGCTGTGAACAAGGCCAAAGCATTCGATGAAAAACATAGGTTGACTGCCAATGCATCTGCCAGAGTTATTTCCTTTGACAGGAGAGTCGGGCTTTCGGAAAAATTCACAGTTGGAATTTCAGTGGTGAATGAGAAAGTGAAATCTGTGGATCAAAGATTTCAAGTATCTGATAAAACTACGGCAGCTATTATGGCTGCggaaagaaaattaaatgataCTGGATCAGCTGTCAAATCTAGCAG GTATGTGACAGCTGGAACAACTTGGCTGAATGGTGCTTTTAACAAAGTGGCTAAAGCTGGCCAAGTAGCTGGTGTAAAAACTAGAGAGAAGTGGAATGTGGCGATTTCTAATTTGACTGCAAAG GATCCATCAATTGCAGCATGA